A window of Halomonas sp. GFAJ-1 contains these coding sequences:
- a CDS encoding phosphotyrosine protein phosphatase, translating into MKRVLFVCLGNICRSPTAEGVFQHAVDEAGLRGQIDVDSCGVGDWHVGKAPDERAQLAAKRRGVDISHLRGRQLSASDFLAFDYVLAMDHANLQAMRALKPAESRAHVGLFLAFAGTPDAEVPDPYYGGDEGFESVLNMIETASAGLIAELTGKR; encoded by the coding sequence ATGAAGCGTGTACTGTTTGTTTGCTTAGGTAATATTTGCCGTTCACCCACGGCCGAAGGTGTGTTTCAGCACGCGGTGGATGAAGCAGGGCTAAGAGGGCAAATCGACGTTGACTCTTGTGGGGTGGGTGATTGGCATGTCGGTAAAGCACCAGACGAGCGGGCCCAGCTGGCGGCAAAGCGTCGTGGTGTGGATATTAGCCATCTGCGTGGGCGTCAGCTAAGTGCCAGCGATTTCCTAGCGTTCGATTATGTGCTGGCGATGGATCATGCCAACTTACAGGCAATGCGAGCGCTTAAGCCTGCGGAGAGTCGTGCGCATGTGGGGCTGTTTTTAGCTTTTGCGGGCACCCCTGATGCGGAAGTGCCAGACCCTTACTATGGGGGGGATGAGGGCTTCGAAAGCGTTCTTAATATGATCGAAACTGCTTCAGCTGGGCTTATTGCCGAGTTAACGGGTAAACGTTAA